From Rhodothermales bacterium:
CCAGAATCCCGTGCAGTCATACTAAACTGCACGGGCTAGAGCGTCCTTCAACGCCGCAGGAACTCGGCGATCCGGGAGCGTTACTGGCTCTAGAAGAAATCGTCCGTGAGCGTCTCGAGGAACGCGACGATCGCGTCCTCCTCCTCGTCGGTCAGGCCAAGGTCTCCAAGCTCGTCACGGTTGACGTTTTCGGCGATTTCCGGAGCCGGCCAGCAGCCCTGGGTGATCGCATCCTCCATCGTGGTCAACGGATTGGCACACTCTTCTTTCACGTCCCGCGTGTTGTAGAAGTGCACGATGCCCTTCAACGATTTGAAGTAGCCGTTGTGCGCGTAGGCCTTGACCGATTCAGGAGTCGGCTTGGCGCCCACGTTCCTCATGGTCGGGACTTTCATCTTGCCGAGTTCGGCCCGCCACACCTCTTCCGGTTCACCGCGAGACCGCAGGAACCCACCGAGGCCCGGGTCACGAAAGTCCGGGTCCGCCACAAGCGCCGGGTTTTCGGGATTAACCGGTACGCCGAGGTTGTCGTAGGTGAAGTTGGTGAATGCCGGCTGCTTGCCGCTCACGGTATGGCAAAACTTGCATTTTCCCTTGCCCTTGAACAGCGTGAAGCCGCGCTTCTCCTGCTTGGTGAACTTATAGTTACCCCCTCGGACTGCATCAAACTTGGAGCTAAATGACCGCTCGCTAGGACCGGCTTCGTACTCAGCAATCGCCAGCGCGATGTTGTCGTACTCGGTCTCGACCTTGGCTCGATCGTCCGCGTCCAGCGGCACCGGATCGCCGTCCGCGCAGAGCGTGTTGGCGTCTGCCGGGAAATCGATCGTGAAGATGTTGTCGCCGAATACTTCTCCGTAGAGGAAGCCGTAAGACGACACCGATACTCGGTGAACGACGCAGGCGTTGTCCGGCAGCGCCTGCTCCTTCGGATTGAGGAACGGGCCCTGCGCCTGGTCTGCCGATGGCCAGCCGAGCTTCTCGCCGGTCGCGCGCCCATCCCAGAAGTTACCGCCGACCCACGTACCCTTCTTGTCGAGGTGCAGCACGGGGCTCAGCGTCGCGTAGTCAGTCTCCGGAGGCTTGCGGTCGCCGAAAGCGCCGGGGATCGACCCCTCGTAGACAGCGCCGTGGGCGTTGACGAAGGAATCCGGGCCGGTGGAGCCCCAGGCATCGTCGTGGCACGAGGCGCACGACTGGTTGTTGTTGATCGACAGATTTACATCCTCGAAGATCTCGTCACCGAGTTCCTGAATCGGCGTCTGCTGCGCTCCGGCTCCCACAGCCACTCCCAGGAGCAGGATTGTGAGGACCGTCAAGAGATTGTGCCTGAGCGTCATAAGTCAC
This genomic window contains:
- a CDS encoding cytochrome C; translation: MTLRHNLLTVLTILLLGVAVGAGAQQTPIQELGDEIFEDVNLSINNNQSCASCHDDAWGSTGPDSFVNAHGAVYEGSIPGAFGDRKPPETDYATLSPVLHLDKKGTWVGGNFWDGRATGEKLGWPSADQAQGPFLNPKEQALPDNACVVHRVSVSSYGFLYGEVFGDNIFTIDFPADANTLCADGDPVPLDADDRAKVETEYDNIALAIAEYEAGPSERSFSSKFDAVRGGNYKFTKQEKRGFTLFKGKGKCKFCHTVSGKQPAFTNFTYDNLGVPVNPENPALVADPDFRDPGLGGFLRSRGEPEEVWRAELGKMKVPTMRNVGAKPTPESVKAYAHNGYFKSLKGIVHFYNTRDVKEECANPLTTMEDAITQGCWPAPEIAENVNRDELGDLGLTDEEEDAIVAFLETLTDDFF